In Companilactobacillus allii, one genomic interval encodes:
- a CDS encoding VOC family protein produces the protein MQIEHVGLFVKDLEKTVKFYEKYFDAKSSNKYHNPVSTFSSVFLTFPDGPRLEVGTREDLNTEILDGFPLGYMHIAVSLGSREAVDALSKRIESDGFKHLSGPRVTGDGYYESVVCDPEGNQIELTV, from the coding sequence ATGCAAATTGAACATGTGGGATTGTTTGTTAAGGATTTAGAAAAGACAGTAAAGTTTTATGAAAAATATTTCGATGCTAAATCTTCAAATAAGTATCATAATCCAGTCTCAACTTTTTCATCAGTATTTTTGACATTTCCTGATGGACCCAGACTAGAGGTGGGTACAAGAGAAGATTTGAATACTGAGATATTAGATGGTTTCCCATTAGGATACATGCATATTGCTGTGTCACTAGGATCTAGAGAGGCTGTTGATGCGCTATCAAAACGTATCGAGAGTGATGGGTTTAAACATTTGAGCGGCCCTAGAGTAACAGGGGATGGTTATTACGAAAGTGTTGTTTGTGATCCTGAAGGTAATCAAATAGAGTTGACTGTGTAA
- the pgmB gene encoding beta-phosphoglucomutase, whose amino-acid sequence MVNFEQIKGFVFDLDGVIADTSIYHSKAWRQLAEELGVTWTTELSNNLKGVSRMDSLNLILKAGGKESAYTEEEKEHYATEKNTNYLNLLKDMDASAILPGINDFIEDLKRHDYKLSLASASKNSPLVLEQLGLAKYFEKRVDPATLKHGKPDPEIFARGAEILGLKPEECVGIEDATAGIKSINGASELSIGIGDPKILNEADINFTDTSKLTLENIKQALK is encoded by the coding sequence ATGGTTAATTTTGAACAAATTAAGGGATTTGTATTTGATTTGGATGGTGTTATCGCTGATACATCAATCTATCATTCAAAGGCATGGCGTCAATTGGCAGAAGAATTAGGAGTTACATGGACCACGGAATTAAGTAACAACCTTAAAGGTGTCAGTCGTATGGATTCATTAAACCTAATTTTAAAAGCCGGGGGCAAAGAAAGCGCTTATACTGAAGAAGAAAAAGAGCACTATGCCACAGAAAAAAACACTAATTATCTGAATCTTTTAAAGGATATGGATGCTAGTGCAATCTTACCTGGAATCAATGATTTTATTGAGGATTTGAAACGACACGATTATAAACTTTCACTAGCTTCAGCATCTAAGAATTCACCTTTAGTATTAGAGCAATTGGGCTTGGCCAAATATTTTGAAAAACGTGTCGATCCAGCTACTTTGAAACATGGTAAACCAGATCCTGAGATTTTTGCTCGTGGTGCTGAGATTCTTGGATTGAAACCAGAAGAATGTGTTGGTATTGAAGATGCTACTGCTGGAATTAAGTCGATCAATGGAGCGTCAGAATTGTCGATTGGGATTGGAGATCCAAAGATTTTGAATGAGGCCGATATCAACTTTACAGATACCTCAAAATTAACATTAGAAAATATTAAACAAGCCTTAAAATAA
- a CDS encoding glycoside hydrolase family 65 protein, producing the protein MKRIFEVAPWNIVTNKLDKTDKRLQESMTSIGNGYMGMRGNFEEDYSGDSLPGSYLAGVWYPDKTRVGWWKNGYPKYFGKVINAINFIKINFEINGEKLDLYKDEISDFKLDLNMKNAVLTRSFIVTKGDSKVEFIFERFLSVAQKQLSVQKVSFKNLSNSNVEIKAISAIDSNVENEDANYDERFWNVLNIDEDSIVAETKPNDFGTPRFTSGMEMNHVTVMESIDKKIVDGKETSETFKISLEPNEIAIIEKRVIVVTSRDYASTQELSDSMHSLSKEISSKSYDELLTAHENIWAQRWNQSDVKIDGDDESQQGMRFNLFGLFTTYYGEDARLNIGPKGFTGEKYGGATYWDTEAFCVPVYLGITKPEVTRNLLMYRYKQLDGAFINAQQQGLKGALYPMVTFNGIECHNEWEITFEEIHRNGDIAFAIYNYTRYTGDKSFVLNEGSEMLTEISRFWADRVHFSKRNNQYMIHGVTGPDEYENNVDNNWDTNLLARWTLKYTLEILKEVSDKQAKKLNVSDEELAKWQDIVNKMYMPYDKDLNIFVQHDGFLDKDLEPVSAIPKDQLPINQHWSWDKILRSPYIKQGDVLQGIYDFIDDFTEEEKKSNFDFYEPMTVHESSLSPAIHAVLAADLHYDEKAVEMYERTARLDLDNYNNDTSDGLHITSMTGGWIAMVQGFAGMRVHDNGELSYKPFLPKKWDSYSFRQVFRGRVIEVNVDRNGSNIKLISGDPLDILVDDKSVTLD; encoded by the coding sequence ATGAAGAGGATATTTGAAGTTGCCCCATGGAATATTGTGACAAACAAATTAGACAAAACTGATAAACGGCTTCAAGAGAGTATGACTAGTATTGGTAATGGCTATATGGGGATGCGTGGAAATTTTGAAGAGGACTATTCAGGAGATAGTTTACCTGGTTCTTACCTTGCCGGAGTTTGGTATCCAGATAAGACCCGTGTTGGCTGGTGGAAAAATGGATATCCTAAGTATTTTGGTAAGGTTATCAATGCAATCAACTTTATTAAAATAAACTTTGAAATCAACGGTGAAAAGCTAGACTTGTACAAGGATGAAATTTCTGACTTCAAACTAGACTTGAACATGAAAAATGCAGTCCTAACTAGATCATTTATCGTCACTAAAGGTGATTCAAAAGTAGAATTTATCTTTGAAAGATTCTTGAGTGTTGCACAAAAGCAATTGTCAGTTCAAAAGGTTAGTTTTAAGAATTTATCAAATAGTAACGTTGAAATAAAGGCTATTTCAGCAATTGATTCAAATGTTGAAAACGAAGATGCCAATTATGACGAACGTTTCTGGAATGTTTTGAATATTGATGAAGATAGTATTGTTGCAGAGACTAAGCCAAACGACTTTGGTACACCAAGATTCACTTCCGGAATGGAAATGAACCATGTAACAGTGATGGAAAGCATTGATAAAAAAATTGTTGATGGTAAGGAAACAAGTGAGACATTCAAGATCTCACTCGAACCTAATGAAATTGCTATTATTGAGAAACGTGTAATCGTAGTAACTTCAAGAGATTATGCTTCAACACAAGAATTATCTGATTCTATGCACAGTCTATCAAAAGAAATTTCTTCAAAATCATATGATGAATTATTGACTGCTCATGAGAATATCTGGGCACAACGTTGGAATCAATCAGATGTAAAGATTGATGGTGATGACGAATCTCAACAAGGTATGCGCTTTAATTTATTCGGATTATTCACGACATATTATGGTGAAGATGCAAGGCTAAACATTGGACCTAAAGGCTTTACTGGTGAGAAATATGGTGGTGCTACTTATTGGGATACTGAAGCATTCTGTGTTCCTGTGTATTTAGGAATTACTAAGCCAGAAGTTACACGTAACTTGTTAATGTATAGATACAAACAACTTGATGGTGCATTTATTAATGCTCAACAACAAGGTCTAAAAGGTGCCTTATACCCAATGGTGACATTTAATGGTATCGAGTGTCACAACGAATGGGAAATCACCTTTGAAGAGATCCATCGTAATGGTGATATTGCTTTTGCCATTTATAATTACACTAGATACACCGGTGATAAGTCATTTGTTCTTAATGAAGGTAGTGAGATGCTCACAGAAATCAGTCGTTTCTGGGCTGATCGTGTTCACTTTAGTAAACGTAATAATCAATATATGATTCATGGTGTAACTGGTCCAGATGAGTATGAGAATAACGTTGATAATAATTGGGACACAAACTTATTAGCCAGATGGACATTGAAATATACGCTTGAGATCCTTAAAGAAGTATCTGACAAGCAAGCTAAAAAATTGAATGTTTCTGATGAAGAATTAGCCAAGTGGCAAGATATCGTTAACAAGATGTATATGCCATATGACAAAGATTTGAACATTTTTGTTCAACACGATGGATTCTTGGATAAGGATCTTGAGCCAGTTAGTGCAATTCCAAAGGATCAATTGCCAATTAATCAACATTGGTCATGGGATAAAATTCTTCGTTCACCATATATTAAACAAGGTGATGTTTTACAAGGTATTTACGACTTTATTGATGATTTCACTGAAGAAGAAAAGAAGTCTAACTTTGATTTCTATGAACCAATGACAGTCCATGAATCAAGTCTTTCACCAGCAATTCACGCTGTTTTGGCTGCTGACTTGCATTATGATGAAAAAGCAGTTGAGATGTATGAGAGAACTGCTAGATTGGACTTAGATAATTATAATAACGATACTTCAGATGGTTTACATATCACTTCGATGACAGGTGGTTGGATCGCTATGGTGCAAGGATTTGCTGGAATGAGAGTTCATGACAACGGAGAACTTAGCTATAAGCCATTTTTGCCAAAGAAGTGGGATAGTTATTCATTTAGACAGGTCTTTAGAGGTCGAGTTATTGAAGTAAACGTTGATAGAAACGGTTCAAACATCAAGTTAATTTCAGGTGATCCACTTGATATTTTGGTTGATGATAAATCAGTAACATTAGACTAA
- a CDS encoding aldose epimerase family protein translates to MSVTEKKVGQVDGENAYQYIIENKNKTRITLLTYAATWQNFEVLENGQYHSLIEHLDTLDDYVKETYNIGKNVGRVAGRIGGASFMLNGKKVQMKPNEQTHLLHGGNNGIQTKNYKGAIDDKSNSVCLSLDIKSSDDDFPGNVNLKITYSLNDNDEVTIKYDAISDADTILNPTCHVYFNVTNSNSIDSQELQINSDRILDVDDEKVPTGRKLDVSGAYDFREPQGIGEALKTLTNQNGKVEFDDIYATNGGKVATIQADGRAVDLYSDRNALVIFTADPVHEDKEQQHEYSSLAMELQTLPDAINHSDFGDIILRENQEKTFVNKYHYRKL, encoded by the coding sequence ATGTCAGTAACAGAGAAAAAAGTAGGTCAAGTTGATGGCGAGAATGCATATCAATATATTATTGAAAACAAAAATAAGACACGTATAACATTGTTGACCTATGCAGCCACTTGGCAAAATTTTGAAGTTTTAGAAAATGGGCAGTACCATTCTTTAATTGAACATTTGGATACGTTAGATGACTATGTTAAAGAAACATATAATATTGGAAAAAATGTTGGTCGTGTCGCTGGTCGTATTGGTGGAGCTAGTTTCATGTTAAATGGGAAAAAAGTTCAAATGAAACCAAACGAACAAACCCATTTACTGCATGGTGGTAATAATGGTATTCAAACCAAGAATTATAAAGGTGCTATAGATGATAAGAGTAATTCTGTTTGTCTATCGTTGGATATAAAATCAAGTGATGATGATTTTCCTGGTAATGTTAATTTAAAAATAACTTATTCATTGAACGATAATGATGAAGTGACAATCAAGTATGATGCAATTAGTGATGCAGACACCATCCTTAATCCAACTTGCCATGTATATTTCAATGTTACTAATTCGAATTCAATTGATTCACAAGAGTTACAAATCAACTCTGACAGGATTCTTGATGTAGATGATGAAAAGGTTCCTACTGGAAGAAAATTAGACGTCAGTGGAGCATACGACTTTAGGGAGCCTCAGGGTATCGGAGAAGCTTTAAAGACGTTGACTAATCAAAATGGAAAAGTTGAATTTGATGATATCTATGCTACAAATGGTGGTAAAGTTGCTACCATTCAAGCTGATGGCCGTGCAGTCGACTTATATTCTGATCGAAACGCCTTAGTTATTTTTACTGCTGATCCCGTTCATGAAGATAAGGAACAACAACATGAATATAGTAGCTTAGCAATGGAGCTTCAAACTCTACCAGATGCTATCAACCATAGTGATTTTGGAGATATTATATTGAGAGAGAACCAAGAGAAAACGTTTGTAAATAAATATCACTATAGAAAGTTGTAG